In bacterium 336/3, the following proteins share a genomic window:
- a CDS encoding pseudouridine synthase codes for MDFEKGEVLLIDKPLGWTSFQALKKLRYQLKIKKIGHAGTLDPLATGLLILCTGKKTKEIDSYQAQEKEYTGTFVLGKTTPSIDLETDFDAEYDITHLHAENISSIIPQFVGEIDQTPPIFSAIKQDGKRLYELARKGQDTEIKSRKILISELEFTDISRFPEVDFRVVCSKGTYIRSLARDIGVALGAGAYLKALCRTRIGEFKLEDAWQIQDLIDQVKSV; via the coding sequence ATGGATTTTGAAAAAGGAGAAGTATTGTTAATAGATAAACCTTTGGGCTGGACATCTTTTCAGGCTCTCAAAAAATTACGTTATCAGCTAAAAATCAAAAAAATAGGACATGCAGGCACATTAGACCCCCTTGCAACTGGTTTACTGATACTTTGCACAGGCAAAAAAACCAAAGAAATAGATTCTTATCAAGCTCAAGAAAAAGAATACACTGGAACATTTGTGTTGGGTAAAACTACCCCCTCCATAGATTTAGAAACAGATTTTGATGCTGAATATGACATCACACATCTCCATGCTGAAAATATTTCATCAATTATTCCTCAGTTTGTAGGCGAAATAGACCAAACACCTCCTATTTTTTCAGCCATCAAGCAAGATGGTAAACGCCTTTATGAATTGGCACGTAAAGGACAAGATACTGAAATTAAATCAAGAAAAATTCTCATTTCAGAACTTGAATTTACTGATATTTCTCGTTTTCCTGAAGTAGACTTTAGAGTAGTTTGTTCAAAAGGTACTTATATTCGTAGTCTTGCTCGTGATATAGGTGTAGCTTTGGGGGCTGGGGCTTATTTAAAAGCTTTGTGTAGAACACGCATTGGAGAATTTAAGCTCGAAGATGCTTGGCAAATTCAAGACCTTATAGATCAAGTAAAAAGTGTATAA
- a CDS encoding UDP-N-acetyl-D-galactosamine dehydrogenase, producing the protein MYQNIIEKNTSVAVIGLGYVGLPIALAFARKIKVIGFDINEARVKMMQNNQDPSNELDSSEFEGCDITFTNQLSDLQKATFFIVAVPTPIDEHTQPNLHPLLSASTTVGKALKKGDYVVFESTVYPGCTEEDCIPILEKESGLKFGVDFKVGYSPERINPGDKEHTLASITKVVSGSDAESLENIAKMYELVVKAGVHKASSIKVAEAAKIIENTQRDLNIALMNELSLIFDKMNINTYEVLEAAGTKWNFLKFVPGLVGGHCIGVDPYYLTYKAKELGYNPAVILSGRAINDSMGAYIAKKTVQKIIKQGKSPSETRVLVMGVTFKENVSDIRNSKVADVIRELQSFSLQVDAIDPHADALEFEEEYGLSLAKNPQGTYDAIVLAVNHKEYLQLSDMAFSTLAKEKALFVDVKGIFRNKIQNMEYWSL; encoded by the coding sequence ATTTATCAAAATATCATTGAAAAAAATACCAGTGTTGCAGTAATTGGTTTAGGTTATGTAGGTTTACCCATTGCTTTGGCTTTTGCCAGAAAAATAAAAGTGATTGGTTTTGACATCAATGAGGCTCGTGTAAAAATGATGCAAAATAACCAAGATCCCAGTAACGAACTAGATTCTTCAGAATTTGAAGGTTGTGATATTACTTTTACAAATCAACTCTCCGATTTACAAAAAGCTACTTTTTTTATTGTAGCAGTTCCTACGCCTATTGATGAACATACCCAACCCAATTTACATCCTTTGCTTTCTGCCTCTACAACAGTTGGTAAAGCCTTGAAAAAAGGTGATTATGTGGTTTTTGAGTCCACAGTGTATCCTGGTTGTACTGAAGAAGACTGTATTCCTATTCTTGAAAAAGAGTCAGGTTTAAAATTTGGTGTGGATTTTAAAGTAGGTTATTCTCCTGAACGCATCAACCCTGGGGATAAAGAACACACTTTGGCAAGTATTACCAAAGTAGTTTCGGGTTCGGATGCAGAAAGTTTAGAAAATATTGCCAAAATGTATGAATTAGTGGTGAAAGCAGGTGTACACAAAGCCTCTTCTATCAAAGTTGCTGAAGCTGCTAAAATCATTGAAAATACGCAAAGGGATTTAAACATTGCCCTGATGAACGAACTTTCTCTTATTTTTGATAAAATGAATATCAATACCTATGAAGTTTTGGAGGCTGCAGGAACAAAATGGAATTTTTTGAAATTTGTACCAGGGCTTGTAGGTGGGCATTGTATTGGTGTTGATCCTTATTATCTTACTTACAAAGCCAAAGAATTAGGCTACAATCCTGCTGTGATATTGAGTGGTAGAGCCATCAATGATAGCATGGGGGCTTATATTGCAAAGAAAACTGTTCAGAAAATTATTAAACAGGGTAAAAGCCCCTCCGAAACTCGTGTACTTGTGATGGGTGTGACTTTCAAGGAAAATGTGAGTGACATTAGAAACTCAAAAGTAGCTGATGTGATAAGAGAATTGCAATCATTCAGTTTACAAGTAGATGCCATTGACCCTCATGCAGATGCTCTTGAGTTTGAAGAAGAATATGGGCTTTCTCTGGCTAAAAACCCACAAGGGACTTATGATGCTATTGTTTTAGCCGTCAATCATAAAGAATATTTACAACTGTCAGATATGGCTTTTAGCACTTTAGCAAAAGAAAAAGCTCTTTTTGTAGATGTAAAAGGCATTTTCAGGAATAAAATACAAAACATGGAGTATTGGAGTTTGTAG